The Brumimicrobium sp. genomic interval AAAGATAGGGAAAATAGTTGATAATAAATCGTGTTGAATAGAAAGTTTTTTCTGATTTTAATAAATATCCTTAAATCAAACTATTTCTTCTTTATGAAGTGTATTTAGTATGATTTCTTACCATATTAGTACAACCAATCTTAAGTATCCTTTCTATAGATTATTTCTTTTTCGTCTTTAAAAAGAAAAGGATACACATAAGAATTATAAAAATCCCCATAAGGAACAGTAGATTTCCATCTAACCACGGAATAAAATCTTTTTTCTTTATTTCTTTTGCTTCTTTAGGCTTTTGAGTTTTATTATTTTCTCTTGCCTCATATTCAATATAATGATCATGAAAATCATAGCGATTTTTTACAACTTTCCCAAAAAGCCCTTTAAAACTTATCTGTAAGTAATCTCTTTCACGCATGATATAGATAGACTTATTGTATTTATCTCCAAGTTGTTTGTCTGAAATATTATAATGTCTCCCAGCTGAGTAATAAAAATAGGCATTGGTTATATAGAGGTATTCCTTCTGAAAGTCTCCCATCTCTTCAAAAGCATCTCCCAAAACAATATCACGCGAATCATTAAACATAGCATATTGACGTAAAGCTGAATCAATGGCAACAGAAACTAAAGCATATTCATTTTTATTGGGAGCAGCACTTTTTCGTGCCTTCTTAATACGTTCGCTTTTTAAAATCGTAAAGATATTTGTAGAATCTGTATAAAAAACACCTTTCTTTTTAGCTATATAGGCATTATTTAAGTCAGTAAAGGCATCATATAAACTATAAATAAGATTTGTATCCTTAGGAAGAGTACGTTCATTATATTGCTGCAATGCTTTGAATCTACCTACTTTATGCATAGTTAGTCGATATAACCCTTGCGCAACAGGATGCCTTACAGAATCCATATTAAGGCGAGAAAAAATACTATAAGCTAGCTCATATTTTTGAAGATAAACACTTTCATAAGCATAGAACAAACTATCATGCGGTGTCCATTCATTCATGGGATTATTATGAATTTGCATAATACGTATCTTCATATAATGAGGGGGTTCTGGTTGTCGTTGATATTTTCGTATGCTAAACAAATATGTGTTTTCATACTTCGGTGGTGCCTGCCCTCCCATATCTTGCGCCATAACTAATGAAAACGATAGCATTAGATAAACAATACCATATATAAAAAAACGCACTATCATTCAATCCCTCCTTTAATCAATATAAACTGTAAAATATTAGCGCCCATCTTTAGTGCTGCTTCTCGCTTTTCTGGAGGATCATTATGCACTCCTTGATCTTCCCAACCATCTCCTAAATCAGTTTCATGAGTATAAAGCAACACTAACCTTCCTTCTATAATAATTCCAAAAGCTTGTGGACGTTGATTATCATGTTCATGTATTTTTGGTAATCCATTATTAAAATTATACTTCTGATGAAAAATAGGATGAGAAAAAGGTAATTCTACTAATTTCTCATTAGGAAAAAGCTTTTGAATTTCAGGTCGTATGAATTCGTCCATCCCATAGTTATCATCTATATGCAAAAAACCTCCTCCTAAAAGGTAGGTGCGTAAATTTTCTCGTTCCGAATTAGAAAAAACAACGTTTCCATGACCTGTCATGTGTACAAATGGATATGAAAATAGAGCAGGACTCCCCACATCTACATACGGAACTTCTAAATCTATATTTGCTTTCAAGAAATCGTTGGCAAATTTCACTAAATTAGGAACGGATGTTGGATTAGCATAATAGTCTCCCCCACCGTTATACTTCAATACAGCCACCTGAAAATTTTGTCCCCATGAAAGGCAACAAAATGAAAGGCTTACTATTATCCATAAATTACGCATTGTTCTCTTCTAAAAATAATTTGCAACTAGCGCAGGCAAATACTCCAGCTGTTTCCGTCCGCAAACGAGTTTTTCCCAAAGTTACAAATTGATATCCATTTTGAGTTGCTTTTTGCACTTCATTTTGACTAAAATCGCCTTCTGGGCCGATTAAAATCGGGGTGTTTTGAACTAACCAACGTTGGCTATTTTTCATAATCTCCTTTGAGATAGTCGTATTTTTTGAACTATCCTCATAGCAATGCGCCAAGAGTCCATTTGGGTTATTCTTTAAAAACACATCCAATTTAGTCAAGTCATTCAATTTCGGCAAAAAGAGTCGTTTAGATTGCTTTACTGCCGATACCAAAATTTTCTCAAACCGATCCTTATTGATGACTTTACGCTCTGAATTATCGCAAAGCAACGGGGTTATTTCATGTATTCCTAGTTCTGTTGCTTTTTCTAAAAACCATTCAAAACGATCATTATTTTTAGTAGGTGCTATAGCAATATGAATATGATAATCATCTTTGGGTTGCACAAGGTGTTCTTTACGTTGAATCATCATTCTTTTATGTGCATTATCCAATATCTCTCCCAGAAAAAGTTCTCCTTTTCCATTTATCACCTCTACGCTATCTCCATTTTGCAGGCGTAAAACCTTGGCAGCATGCTTTGACTCTTCCTCTGAAAGAGTGAGTATATCATTGTCTAAGCTATCTAGTTCAAGGAAAAATCGATTCATCAGTGCATTAATAAAAAGATGAGTTCACGCAAAAGGTCAGAGTCTGTTCCCGGCCCGGGATTAATCCCTTTGCTCTTTAAATCGTATTCCTGTAGAATAGCAATATTGGTAGCTATTTTTTTAGGATTATATATTTGTTTAGCTTTCATTACCTCTTGTGCTGCGGGGTAACTCATCTTTAACTTAGACATCAATTCATTTACTGAATTTGCTTGAGAAAAATGGGCACGCATCAAGCGGTCGTGAAAATTAAAAATCATTGGAATTAGTGCCGTAATATGTGTTGCTTTTGGATTTTGTTCAAAATAATGTATGATTTTATTTGCCTTAATAATATTACGTGACGCTATGGCATTTGTTAATTCAAAAGCATTGTAATCCTTAGATATTCCAATATTTTCTTCTATATGGTTTGGTGTAATCTGAGTTCCCTTTGGAAGTATGATAGCTAATTTATCAAGCTCATTCACTATTTTCCCTAAGTCTGTCCCTAAAAATTCCACTAACAACAAGGCAGCTTTTGGCTCTATCGTATATCCTTTACTTTTAATGTATTCGTTTAACCAATTCTCTACTTGATTTTCATAGAGTGGTTTACTTTCAAATACAACCCCATGCTTACTTACGTTCTTAAAAAATTTGGTGCGAGAATCTGCCTTTTTATGTTTATGTGCAATAATTAATACAGTAGTAGATACAGGGTTGGAAAAATAGGACTCCATAATATCCCAAGACTTAATATCCTGCGCTTCTTTTACTATCACCACTTGTCTTTCAGCCATCATCGGATATTGCTTCACTTGTTCTTGCAACTGATCCATGTTAACATCCTTCCCATAAACAACAGTCAGATTGAAGTCCTTTTCATGCTCGTCCAACAGAAAATCCTCTGCTGCTTGAGTAATTCGGTCAATATAATAAGCTTCTTCCCCATGTAAAAGGTAAATGGGTTTGGGAGTTCTATTCTTAAATTGAGCTATGATGTCTTTCATATCGGATTTCAAAAATAAGAAATTAACTGAAAGATAAACTGAAAAGAGCAATAGATTTTATACTAAAAGCAAAGGGAAATGATATAATAACCTATTGCTCATTTAGAATGAAATACAACAAATAATTATATAAAAAAGGAAAATCTTTTACCTCATTCCAAACAAACAAATCTCCATCCATCCTTCTTTTCTTGACTTTTGTCATTTATCCCTATCTATTTCATTTTCTACTTTTATATTTACGGATTAATTCGTTTATTTGTAATCCATTAAAAAATAGTTGAAATAGTGTCAAATTATATCTCTCCCGGTGCAAAATTTCGGGAAGCAATGAAAAAGGAAAGTCCACTACAAATTGTAGGGGCTATCAACGCAAATCACGCTTTATTAGCGCAACAAGCAGGTTTTAATGCCATTTATCTCTCAGGAGGAGGAGTAGCCGCTGGTTCTTTAGGGATTCCAGATTTAGGAATTACGAATTTAGAGGACGTACTCATAGATGTGAGAAGAATCACACGTGTATGTGACTTACCTTTATTGGTAGATATTGACACTGGTTTTGGAGCTTCAAATTTCAATATTGAAAGAACTATCAAAGATTTAATTAGAGCAGGAGCTGCAGCTATTCATATTGAAGATCAAGTGGGAGCTAAACGTTGTGGACACCGTCCAAACAAGGAATTGGTAAGCCTCGAAGAAATGGCTGACCGCGTGTACGCTGCGAATGATGCTCGAAACCAAGTTGACAAGGATTTTGTGATTGGTGCTCGAACAGATGCGTTTGCAAATGAAGGATTAGACGGAGCATTAAAAAGAGCCATAGCATATAAGGAGGCTGGTGCTGACTTTATCTTTGCTGAGGCTGTTCCAGATATTTCTTATTACAAAGAATTCGTACAAGCTACAGGAATACCTGTACTAGCAAATATTACCGAATTTGGAAAAATTGACATGTACACCGTAGAGGAGTTAAAAGCAGCTGAAGTAGAATTAATTTTATATCCACTTTCTGCTTTCCGTGCTGCTAATAAAGCTGCTCAGGTGGTATATGAACATATACGCCAAGAAGGAACACAGAAAAATGTTTTAGACACTATGCAATCTCGAACCGAATTATACGAAAGTATTGGCTACTATGATTATGAACAAAAATTAGATAACCTTTTTAAACAACAAAAACATGGAAACTCAAAATAACCCTATGCCAGTTAAAAAGAAAAGCGTTGCTTTATCTGGTGTTGCCGCTGGTAATACCGCACTTTGCACCGTTGGAAAATCTGGAAACGACCTTCATTACAGAGGTTACGATATTTATGATTTAGCTGCTAAAGCTCAATTTGAAGAAGTAGCTTATCTTTTAATTTACGGTAAATTACCTACTCAAGCTGAATTAGATAGCTATAAAGCAAGATTAAAAACACTGAGAGGTCTTCCGAAAGGAATTAAAGAAATATTAAAGCAAATTCCTGGTGAAGCACATCCTATGAACGTATTACAAGTATATGCTGCTTCATTGGGAACAATTACTCCAGAAAAAGAACCTTATACAAAGGAAGGTGCGCAAGCAATTGCAGATAAATTAATGGCTTCATTTAGCTCTGCTCTATTATTTTGGCATCATTATACTGTAAACAACAAAGAGATTGAAGTAGAAACTAACGATGATTCAGTGGGTGGACATTTCTTACATCTTTTACATGGAAAAGCACCTTCTGCTTCTTGGGAACATGCAATGAATGTTTCTTTAATTTTATATGCAGAGCATGAATTCAACGCTTCCACTTTCACAGGTCGTGTAATCGCAGGAACTGGTTCTGACATCTACGCTTCTATTGCTGGTGCTATTGGTGCTTTACGTGGACCAAAACACGGAGGTGCAAATGAAGTAGCGTATGAGATTCAATCTCGTTACAGCTCTGCAGATGAAGCTGAAAAAGATATCTTAGTACGCTTAGAACAAAAGGAAAAAATCATTGGATTTGGTCACCCAGTATATACAGTTACCGATCCTCGTAACGTAATTATCAAGAAAATTGCAGAAGATCTTTCAAAAGAAGATGGAGATATGCTATTGTACGATGTTGCCGAAAGATTGGAGACAGCCATGTGGGATAACAAAAAAATGTTCCCTAACCTAGATTGGTTCTCAGCTGTATCTTACAATAAGATGGGTGTTCCAACTGCTATGTTTACTCCTCTATTTGTTGTGAGTCGTGTTACAGGTTGGGCTGCACATATCATCGAGCAAAGAGAAGACGGAAAGATTATTCGTCCAAGCGCGAACTATATCGGACCAGATGATTTAACATGGGTAGATATTAAGGACAGAAAATAAGTATAAACTATTAATATAAAATATAAATGTCAGCAAGAATTAGTAATGAAAGACCGCAACCGGATAAAGTGTTGGTAGATATTGCGGATTATGTACTGAATTATGAAATTAAAAACGAGTTAGCTTGGAAGACAGCTCACTATTGTTTGTTAGACACATTAGGATGTGGATTAGAAGCCCTAACATATCCTGCTTGTACTAAAATGTTAGGACCTATCGTACCAGGAACAGTAGTTCCAAATGGTGCTAAAGTTCCAGGAACATCTTTCCAATTAGATCCCGTTCAAGCGGCATTTAATATCGGAGCAATTATCCGTTGGTTAGACTTTAACGATACTTGGTTGGCAGCAGAATGGGGACACCCTTCAGACAACTTAGGTGGTATCTTAGCTACAGCAGATTGGATTTCAAGAAATAATATCGCTGAAGGTAAAAAACCTTTAACTATGAAAAGTGTACTTGAAGGGATGATCAAAGCACATGAAATTCAAGGTGTAATCGCATTGGAAAATTCTTTCAATAAAGTTGGTTTAGACCACGTAATGTTGGTTAAACTAGCTACTACAGCTGTAGTTGCTAAGATGTTAGGTTTATCTAGAGATGAAGTAATCAACGCGGTTTCTTTAGCTTTTGTAGATGGACAATCATTGAGAACATATCGTCATGCACCAAACACAGGAAGTAGAAAATCTTGGGCAGCTGGTGATGCAACATCTAGAGGTGTTAGATTAGCTTTAATCGCTAAAACAGGTGAAATGGGTTACCCTTCTGTATTAACTGCTCCAGTTTGGGGATTCTATGACGTTTCTTTCAAAGGAAATGAATTCAAGTTTCAAAGAGATTACGGTTCTTACGTAATGGAGAATGTATTATTCAAGATTTCTTTCCCTGCTGAGTTCCACTCACAAACTGCAGTTGAAGCTGCTATGACCTTACATGGTAAATTAAAAGCAATGGGTAAAACTTCTGATGATATTAAGAAAGTAACTATTCGTACACACGAAGCTTGTATTCGTATCATCGACAAAAAAGGTCCTTTAGCGAATCCTGCCGACCGTGACCACTGTATCCAGTACATGGTAGCTGTTCCATTAATTCACGGACGTTTAACTGCTGCTGATTATGAGGACAACATCGCTTCTGACCCAAGAATTGATGCCTTAAGAGATAAGATTTCTTGTGTGGAAGATCCACAATACACGAAAGATTATCACGATCCAGAAATGCGTTCTATTTCTAATGCATTAACTGTTGAATTAAACGACGGAACTGTATTAGACGAGATTGAAGTAGAATATCCAATCGGACACAAGCGCAGAAGAGATGAAGGTATTCCTGAGTTAATCAAAAAATACAAAGTTAACTTAGCTCGTGTGTTTGCTGAAAAACAACAAAATCAAGTATTGAATCAATCACTAGATTTTGATACCTTAGTAAATACACCAGTAAACGAATACGTTGATTTATATATGAAATAGAAAAATTTGTATCGTCCTAAATAAGCGTTACATATTTTAAACAAAAATAATTAAAACTTCTGTGAAGCTAGCTTCACAGAAGTTTTTTTATAAGTTTTTCTTTTTATAGTTCTTTGCATATGCATTTTACTTGGTGTTAACAATTCACATGACAGATGTGGTCTTTGGTTATTATAGATTTCAATAGATTCTTTTACAATTTTTTTCATTGTTTGAATATCAGCTTTATAATTTTCCAATAAAAACTCATCCTTTAATATTCCATTTACTCTTTCAGCTACCGCGTTTGCATACGGATCATAGCTTTCAGTCATACTAGGTCGAATATTTTTCCTTTTAAGACATTCTTGATATTTATTACTACAATATTGTATTCCTCTATCAGAATGATGAATCAAAGGATGATTCTTATATATACGATTTTTACAGGCCATTTTAAGAGCTCTTAAAGCACCTTCTGTTGCAAGGCTATTTGATAAATCATACCCCATTATCCTCTTTGAATAAGCATCCGTTACTAGAGCTAAATAACCATTACCTCTTCCTTCAATATAAGTTATATCTGATACCCATACTTGTTCTGGTTTTGTTATTTCTAAATTCTCTACAATATTTTTATATTTATGAAATCGATGATGAGAATTAGTTGTGATATGATAGTTTTTCCTTGGAATTACTAACATATGATTTGCTCTAAGAATATCAAAAAGTTTATCTCTACCCACATGAAGACCTTTTAATTCTTCTTTTAAAAGAAAATAAAGCTTCTTAGTACCTATTCTAGGCATTTTTATACGTACATTATTAACCATTTCAATAACTTGGCTAGCGACTTCTCGTTTTTCATTTATAAGCCAGAAACTACGATAATAGTATTGTCTATTTATCCCGACCAATCCACAAAGATAGCCTATTGACCTTTGCCTTTCTTTGTTTGTTTCTTTGATTGATCGGGGAAGGAGTTTTTTCTTACAGGAAGCATATATTCTTTTTCTGCTATGTCTATAAGCTTATCCAAAATATAAGCTTTATCCTCGGCTTTCATTAATTGTTCCTCTAAGAAATCATTCTTTGATTCCAATAACCGTAATTTCTGCTCTAACTCTTGGATTCTTTGTTGTGGTGTTTTCATAAATATAGAATTAGAACTGTTTTTTAAATCAAAGATACCAAATTTCCTTCTCCAATTTAAAATTGTACTATGAGATTGTATACCGTACTTTCGCATTACTGCTTCGGTACTAATTTCTCCGCTTTCAACTTCTTTAACTACAGCTAATTTAAAAGACATGCTGTAATCTTTTTGTGTACGTTTAATGTACTGATTTTTAGATTTATCCATAACATTACTTTTTTTAGTGTAACGCTATGTTAGGACAAGACAATTTGAATATATAAGCAAGGGAGGTCGATGATCTCCCTTTTTTTATTCTAAATATCTAAGGGGCTAATATTCCTAATAATATTTTATTATTTTAGAAAAAATTATTATATTTGAGTAATATTTCAGTCGTTAAATTAAAATAAACATATAATGAGTGATATTTCAAACATTTTTCTTTATAGTGATAAATCTATCCTACAAGAGATTGGCAAGTTCATTCAATCCAAACGTATTGAAAAACGTCTCACCCAAGATGAGTTAGCAGAGAAGGCCACTATGAGTCGTTCTACGATTAGTCTCATAGAAAGAGGTGAAGGAAGCACTTTAGCAAACCTCATCAAGTTGCTGCGTATCTTAGATGCATTGTATGTGCTACAGGGATTTGAAGTTATTCCCAAAATCAGTCCTATGCAACTTGCCATGGAGGCTCAAGCAGAATACAAACGCGTACGAAAAAGAAAAGGGGAACAACCTTCCTCTTCAGACGAAGATTTTGAATGGTAACAACTGCCTTCATATACATTTGGGGTAAACGCGTGGGGGCAGTTGCCTGGGATTCTACACAAGGTGTAGCCAACTTTGAATTTGACACTCATTTTGATAGTGAAAAATGGCAACTTGCACCGTTTACGATGCCACAAAAAGGGGTTATTTATTCTTTTCCTGCACTACGAGATTCAGATACTTTTAAAGGTTTACCTGGTTTATTAGCTGATTCATTACCTGATCGCTACGGAAAAGAGTTGATTGATGTTTGGCTCGCTCAACAAGGCCGCCCTTCCAACTCACTCAACCCTGTGGAACTACTTTGTTTCATTGGCAAACGAGGAATGGGAGCATTGGAATTCCAACCCAGTCTAAAAACAGAGGACACCTCAACTCCTCTAGAATTAACGAGCTTAGTTGAATATACGCGACAACTTTTATCACACAAAGAAAAAATAAAAGTACACACCAATGAGGAACTCAAAGATGTGATGCTCGATATTTTAAAAATGGGCACATCAGCGGGAGGCGCACGCCCCAAAGCCATTATTGCTTACAATGAAAAAACTGGAGAAATACGCTCTGGTCAATCCGAAACAACAACTGATTTTGAACATTGGTTAATCAAATTTGACGGAGTGAATGATACACAATTTGGCAGCTCTCATGGATATGGACGTGTTGAAATGACCTATTATAAAATGGCTACTGATTTTGGGATACAAATGACGGAATGCAGACTCATCGAAGAAGAAGATAGAGCGCATTTTATGACCAAACGCTTTGATAGAAAAAAAGGAAATCAAAAACTACATACGCAAACATTCTGTGCACTTCAACACTTTGATTATAACAATATAATGAGTTATAGCTATGAACAACTTTTTCAAACTATGCGACAACTCAAATTAAGCTATTCAGAAGCAGAAGAAATGTATCGCAGAATGGTTTTTAACGTGCTTGCACGAAATTGCGATGATCACACCAAAAATTTCTCCTTCCTCATGGACACAGATGGGGTATGGAAGTTAGCTCCCGCATACGATATTTGCTTTGCATACCACCCAGAGAATAAATGGGTGAAACAACATAATCTGAGCATCAATGGGAAACGTAGCGACATTAACAAGCAGGACTTACTCATAATCGCTTCAGAAAACTCCATACGAAATCCAGAAGCTATCATTAATCATTGTCTGGAAATTATTCAAAATTGGAAAAAATATGCAAAGCAATATAAGGTACCTAAGGAGTTAAGCCAGAAAATAGATGCTTTATTGATCAAAGATATCAAATAAATTATAGATATATGAATCAATAATCATTCGTTATACGTTAAAATAATCATTAATGAATGATTTTTCATACTTTTTTCAATATTTATTTATTAAGCTAAAATGCAAATATGACATTAGACCCCGACACTCCTTCGTCCGTCGGGGTGACAATGCAAAGAGAGGATAGGGCGGTGGGCAAAGCCGACCGACAATCCTCCCCCACTATTGTCACCCAAAGAACTTGGTTACTCAGCCCTACTTGTGAATTATTTATTTCTGGAGATGCACAACGGGAATATTAAAAAAGTGTGAGCACAATAAATAATGAATAATTTCAAGCATCAAATCACGTTATTTCTTAATATCTTTGTGTAAACTTGTAAGATGAAAAAAATTATTTTCATACCTCTTATTTTATTAGTTGCTTGTCAGAACAGCACTGAAAAAGAGCAAATTGCGACAGAGCAATCGATAGAAATGATAGCGCCTGAATCCAAAGTGATTCCGAATCAGATAGCTACCTTCGATGTATCTGGAATGATGTGTGAAAAAGGATGTGGTGCTAGTATTCGAAAAGGACTTTACGATGCAGGGGGTGTTTCCCAAGTAGATGTTCGATTTGATGAATTACACAGTGAGATTTCAGTTCATTTTGACGATCAGCAAACTTCTGTTGAAGAAATAATCGAAACTATTGCAGCTCTTCCCAAGATAGCATACACCGCAACTCTAAAAGAAATTCATCCGATATAAGAAAACTTATTAACAATCTAGCATCTTACTAACAATCTGGAGTTTTGTCATCTTTTTTTTGCTTTAAATTGATAACTTTGTTGTCATATAAAAGTTGAAAAAATGGATATTGAAACACTGAAAAAATACGCTTCACAAACACGAAGAGACATTTTGAGAATGGTAGCCGATGTAAATTCGGGCCACCCAGGCGGTTCACTAGGTTGCGCAGATTACTTTACTGTTTTATACCATCGCGTTTTAAAGCACAATCCACAGCAATTTACCATGGATGGCAAGGGAGAAGATTTATTTTTCCTTTCAAACGGACATATTTCTCCGGTTTGGTATAGCACATTGGCTCATGCAGGGTATTTCCCAGTCAATGAACTTTCAACTTTTAGAAAATTAGGAACGCGTTTACAAGGACACCCAAGTATTGATAAAGGGCTACCTGGAATTAGAGCAGCATCTGGTTCATTAGGACAAGGTCTTTCTATGGCTTTGGGTGCTGCAGAATCTAAAAAATTAAATGGAGATTCCAATCTAGTATACGTACTAATGGGTGACGGTGAGTTACAAGAAGGACAAGTTTGGGAAGCCGCTATTTACGGTGCTGCAAAAGGAATTGACAATGTGATTGCTACTGTAGATTACAATGGACGTCAAATTGATGGCGATGTTGAAGATGTGATGTCACTCGGAAACTTAAAGCATAAATGGCAGGCTTTTGGCTGGGAAACCATTGAAATGAATGGAAATGATATGGATTCATTAATCAAAGGGTTTGAACAAGCTAAATCACTTACAGGAAAAGGAAAGCCAGTTATGATATTGATGACTACCGAAATGGGACAAGGCGTTGATTTTATGATGGGAACTCATGCTTGGCATGGAAAAGCACCAAATGCGGAACAACTAACTAACGCACTCGGTCAGCTGGAAGAAACCTTAGGCGATTACGCATAAGATTAGATATTATGAAAAGAATACTTATTGCTTTATTATTAATTGTTTCGTTTAACACCTTCTCACAAGGTGAATTAACGCGTATTCTTTTCGTGTTGGATGCTTCCAATTCTATGAATGAAAAATGGGGGACTCAATCTCGTATCTTAACTGCTAAAAAGATACTTTCAAATGCAGTAGATAGCTTAAGGGGTGTTCCAAATCTGGAACTCGCCCTAAGAATATATGGTCACCAATCTCCAATTACTCCGACATTTCAAGACTGCAATGATACTAAATTAGAAATTCCATTTGGTAAAAATAACCATCAAGCAATTCTAGATAAAGTTAAAACAACGCAAGCTAAAGGAACAACCCCTATTGCATTATCACTCGAACAAGCTGCTGATGATTTTCCAGATAGAATTGCTAAGAATGTAATTATTTTAATTACCGATGGGATTGAAGCCTGCGATGGAGATCCATGCCGAATCGCAACCAAGTTGAAAGAAAAGGGAATTACAATTAGTCCCTTCGTAATTGGACTAGGTATGGACATGTCTTATCTCTCGCATTTTAACTGCTATGGTAATTACAAATCAGCAGAAGACCCTATTGCTTTCAGAGAAGTCCTTAAAGACATTATCAATAAAGTATTAGTGAATACTACCGTTCAAATTAATTTAAACACAATAGATAAAAGACCTTTAGAAACAAATGTAACCATGTTCCTTTATAAAGCAGGAACTAAAGAATTGAAGTACACTTTTACCCACACCATGAATATAAAAGGCGTGCCTGACACCTTAATTCTAAACCCAGATATCACCTATGATTTATATGTTAAA includes:
- a CDS encoding type II toxin-antitoxin system HipA family toxin, whose amino-acid sequence is MVTTAFIYIWGKRVGAVAWDSTQGVANFEFDTHFDSEKWQLAPFTMPQKGVIYSFPALRDSDTFKGLPGLLADSLPDRYGKELIDVWLAQQGRPSNSLNPVELLCFIGKRGMGALEFQPSLKTEDTSTPLELTSLVEYTRQLLSHKEKIKVHTNEELKDVMLDILKMGTSAGGARPKAIIAYNEKTGEIRSGQSETTTDFEHWLIKFDGVNDTQFGSSHGYGRVEMTYYKMATDFGIQMTECRLIEEEDRAHFMTKRFDRKKGNQKLHTQTFCALQHFDYNNIMSYSYEQLFQTMRQLKLSYSEAEEMYRRMVFNVLARNCDDHTKNFSFLMDTDGVWKLAPAYDICFAYHPENKWVKQHNLSINGKRSDINKQDLLIIASENSIRNPEAIINHCLEIIQNWKKYAKQYKVPKELSQKIDALLIKDIK
- a CDS encoding cation transporter, coding for MKKIIFIPLILLVACQNSTEKEQIATEQSIEMIAPESKVIPNQIATFDVSGMMCEKGCGASIRKGLYDAGGVSQVDVRFDELHSEISVHFDDQQTSVEEIIETIAALPKIAYTATLKEIHPI
- a CDS encoding transketolase — protein: MDIETLKKYASQTRRDILRMVADVNSGHPGGSLGCADYFTVLYHRVLKHNPQQFTMDGKGEDLFFLSNGHISPVWYSTLAHAGYFPVNELSTFRKLGTRLQGHPSIDKGLPGIRAASGSLGQGLSMALGAAESKKLNGDSNLVYVLMGDGELQEGQVWEAAIYGAAKGIDNVIATVDYNGRQIDGDVEDVMSLGNLKHKWQAFGWETIEMNGNDMDSLIKGFEQAKSLTGKGKPVMILMTTEMGQGVDFMMGTHAWHGKAPNAEQLTNALGQLEETLGDYA
- a CDS encoding VWA domain-containing protein, whose protein sequence is MKRILIALLLIVSFNTFSQGELTRILFVLDASNSMNEKWGTQSRILTAKKILSNAVDSLRGVPNLELALRIYGHQSPITPTFQDCNDTKLEIPFGKNNHQAILDKVKTTQAKGTTPIALSLEQAADDFPDRIAKNVIILITDGIEACDGDPCRIATKLKEKGITISPFVIGLGMDMSYLSHFNCYGNYKSAEDPIAFREVLKDIINKVLVNTTVQINLNTIDKRPLETNVTMFLYKAGTKELKYTFTHTMNIKGVPDTLILNPDITYDLYVKTLPAVEKKNIKIIRNTHNIIEVDAPQGRLKVGFAQSTKYGNVEVRVMEKGKSKTLNVQKFDEIQEYIVGEYDLEILTLPRRYQTIKVDQSATTNITIPSPGVITLNSYKPVTGQVFEIVGENQYEWVCDLNEMKSNNELILQPGKYMVAYRQKDIKEVSYSRTKVFDVFSNRTLTINL